A DNA window from Comamonas fluminis contains the following coding sequences:
- a CDS encoding NAD-dependent epimerase/dehydratase family protein, protein MQAILGANGQIAVELARELKRNYMQNLRLVSRNPRKVNNSDELVSADLMNAVQTLDAVRGSEVVYFTAGLPPDTELWERQFPTMLRNALDATREAGAKFVYFDNTYMYPQSAQRQTEDTNFAPVGRKGHVRALMAEIVLAEMQRGDIPVAIARAPEFYGPGNTQSITNTLVIDPLKAGHKAKIPVREDKLRTLIWTPDASRAMAAIGNAEDAYGQTWHLPCWDERLTYQAFVKLAATTFGVEPHYKVLSHWAMVVAGWVSKPVRELRELLPRYAHDNVFDSSKFKRRFPSFAVTSYAQGMKQIAQESS, encoded by the coding sequence ATGCAAGCCATATTAGGGGCCAATGGCCAAATCGCGGTGGAACTAGCGCGTGAATTAAAGCGTAACTACATGCAGAATCTGCGCCTGGTAAGTCGCAATCCACGTAAGGTAAACAATAGCGATGAATTGGTCTCTGCTGACCTGATGAATGCCGTGCAAACCCTGGATGCAGTACGCGGCAGCGAAGTCGTGTATTTCACTGCAGGTCTGCCACCAGACACCGAGTTATGGGAAAGACAATTTCCTACCATGCTACGCAATGCACTCGATGCCACGCGGGAAGCAGGTGCCAAATTCGTCTACTTTGACAACACCTACATGTACCCGCAAAGCGCGCAGCGGCAGACCGAAGACACGAATTTTGCCCCTGTGGGGCGCAAGGGGCATGTGCGTGCTTTGATGGCGGAGATAGTGCTCGCGGAGATGCAACGCGGCGATATCCCCGTCGCCATTGCCCGCGCACCTGAGTTTTATGGCCCCGGAAACACTCAAAGTATCACCAATACCTTGGTAATTGACCCGCTCAAAGCGGGCCACAAGGCCAAAATTCCGGTGCGTGAGGACAAGCTACGTACCCTGATTTGGACGCCCGATGCAAGCCGAGCCATGGCCGCCATTGGCAATGCAGAAGATGCGTATGGTCAGACCTGGCATTTGCCTTGCTGGGATGAGCGGCTGACCTATCAGGCTTTTGTGAAATTAGCAGCTACCACCTTTGGGGTTGAGCCGCACTACAAAGTGCTAAGCCACTGGGCGATGGTTGTTGCTGGATGGGTCTCCAAACCCGTACGCGAACTTCGTGAGCTGCTTCCACGCTACGCACACGACAATGTGTTTGATTCGTCCAAGTTCAAGCGCCGCTTTCCCAGCTTTGCTGTCACCAGCTACGCACAGGGCATGAAGCAAATCGCTCAGGAGTCTTCATGA
- the rpoH gene encoding RNA polymerase sigma factor RpoH has product MKTASGSIATALAPTNPWALVPPLGNLDAYISAANRLPMLTQEEEQEYARKLKEHNDLDAAGRLVMSHLRLVVSISRQYLGYGLPHGDLIQEGNVGLMKAVKRFDPDQGVRLVSYAMHWIKAEIHEYILKNWRMVKVATTKAQRKLFFNLRSMKHDMKSDAAMADGDAVMRETLTAGEIDAMAAKLNVKREEVIEMEARLSGGDVLLDPSPSDDGEQAYGPIAYLADANHEPTAMIESRQRDHLATDGLSMALEGLDDRSRRIVEERWLKVNDDGSGGMTLHELAAEYGVSAERIRQIEVAAMKKMKKALAEFA; this is encoded by the coding sequence ATGAAAACTGCCTCCGGCTCCATTGCTACAGCCTTGGCACCCACGAACCCTTGGGCTCTGGTGCCACCGCTGGGCAACCTGGATGCCTATATCTCGGCTGCAAACCGTCTGCCAATGCTCACCCAAGAGGAAGAGCAGGAGTACGCACGCAAGCTCAAAGAACACAATGATCTGGACGCCGCCGGGCGTCTGGTGATGTCTCACCTGCGTCTGGTGGTGTCTATCTCCCGCCAGTACCTGGGCTATGGCCTGCCTCACGGCGACCTGATTCAGGAAGGCAATGTCGGCCTGATGAAGGCTGTCAAACGCTTCGACCCCGACCAAGGCGTGCGTCTGGTGAGCTACGCCATGCACTGGATCAAGGCTGAGATCCACGAATACATTCTGAAGAACTGGCGCATGGTCAAGGTCGCTACGACCAAGGCTCAGCGCAAGCTGTTCTTCAATCTGCGCTCGATGAAGCATGACATGAAGTCCGATGCCGCCATGGCAGACGGCGATGCTGTCATGCGCGAAACACTGACCGCAGGTGAGATTGACGCCATGGCGGCCAAGCTCAACGTCAAGCGCGAAGAAGTCATCGAGATGGAAGCCCGCCTGTCGGGTGGCGATGTGCTGCTGGACCCCTCGCCCAGCGATGACGGTGAGCAGGCCTATGGCCCCATCGCCTATCTGGCCGATGCCAACCACGAACCCACGGCCATGATCGAGTCGCGTCAGCGCGACCATCTGGCGACGGATGGTCTGTCCATGGCTCTGGAAGGTCTGGATGACCGCAGTCGCCGCATCGTGGAAGAGCGCTGGCTCAAGGTCAACGACGATGGTTCGGGCGGCATGACGCTGCACGAGTTGGCTGCCGAGTACGGCGTGAGCGCCGAGCGCATTCGCCAGATCGAAGTGGCCGCCATGAAAAAGATGAAAAAAGCGCTAGCCGAGTTTGCGTAA
- a CDS encoding type 1 glutamine amidotransferase domain-containing protein, which translates to MSTPRILHVVTNVAHYDDSSHATGLWLSELTHAWDVFAAQGYLQQLVSQLGGAVPLEPRALKWPLFDASAKAWLNDPERMALLANTAAPADILASDFDAIYFTGGHAVMWDFPSSVGLQRITCSIWEQGRIVASVCHGYCGLLNTRLSDGSLLVADKQVTGFSWAEEILAGVAQSMPYNAEKEMKARGAHYQKALLPFTSYVVADGRLITGQNPGSAKATAKQVVQTLGKR; encoded by the coding sequence ATGAGCACGCCACGCATCTTGCACGTCGTCACCAATGTCGCGCATTACGACGACTCTTCGCACGCCACAGGGCTATGGTTGTCGGAGCTGACCCATGCCTGGGATGTGTTTGCTGCGCAAGGCTACCTGCAGCAATTGGTTAGCCAACTAGGCGGCGCCGTACCGCTAGAGCCGCGCGCCCTCAAATGGCCGCTCTTCGATGCATCGGCCAAAGCCTGGCTCAATGACCCAGAGCGCATGGCCTTGCTGGCTAACACTGCGGCACCTGCCGATATCCTGGCGAGCGATTTCGATGCCATCTACTTCACTGGAGGGCACGCGGTGATGTGGGATTTTCCCAGCAGTGTCGGGTTGCAGCGAATCACTTGCAGCATCTGGGAGCAAGGTCGCATCGTTGCATCGGTCTGCCATGGCTACTGCGGCCTGCTCAATACACGGCTGAGCGATGGCTCTTTGCTGGTTGCAGACAAACAGGTCACGGGTTTTTCGTGGGCAGAAGAAATTCTGGCTGGAGTGGCACAGTCCATGCCCTATAACGCAGAGAAAGAAATGAAGGCGCGCGGTGCTCACTATCAAAAAGCTCTGCTGCCATTTACCTCGTATGTGGTGGCGGATGGCCGCCTCATCACCGGACAAAATCCGGGGTCGGCCAAAGCGACTGCCAAGCAGGTAGTACAGACCTTGGGAAAGCGTTAG
- a CDS encoding Bug family tripartite tricarboxylate transporter substrate binding protein: MAASIAPAAMAADNWPDKPLHLIVGFPAGSSPDLTARALAEPLEKKLGQTIIVENRVGAGGNIAGEYVAKADGYTFSVMINGNMTIAKMLNPAVRYDPIKDLQPVSLIGVAPLVLVAPASAPQGKAFMDAAIKAGDKWSYGSPGVGTVGHLGMELLKNRSAIKPVHVPYTGYPQVFNGIQGGDLQLSMLPPALAMAQIQAGKLHGIGVTSAARSPLAPGLPSLKDLGIQNFDLEIWNAVAAPKSMPKAHVDKLAAAVSEIVRTPEMRQKLSMQGWQAVGSSPEGLRNRIQQDVKALGTIIREQHIKAQ, from the coding sequence ATGGCTGCATCGATAGCCCCTGCAGCCATGGCGGCTGACAACTGGCCCGACAAGCCCCTGCACCTGATCGTGGGATTTCCCGCTGGCTCCTCGCCTGATCTGACGGCCCGTGCGCTGGCCGAGCCCCTGGAAAAGAAACTGGGCCAGACCATCATTGTGGAAAACCGCGTGGGTGCTGGCGGCAATATCGCTGGCGAATATGTGGCCAAGGCCGATGGCTACACCTTCAGCGTGATGATCAACGGCAATATGACCATCGCCAAGATGCTCAACCCCGCCGTGCGCTATGACCCTATCAAGGACTTGCAGCCCGTGAGCCTGATTGGCGTGGCCCCGCTGGTGCTGGTGGCACCCGCTTCGGCGCCGCAAGGCAAGGCTTTTATGGATGCCGCCATCAAGGCGGGTGACAAGTGGAGCTATGGCTCGCCCGGCGTGGGCACTGTGGGCCACCTGGGCATGGAACTGCTCAAGAACCGCTCGGCCATCAAGCCCGTGCATGTGCCCTATACCGGCTATCCGCAGGTTTTCAACGGCATTCAGGGCGGCGACCTGCAACTTTCCATGCTGCCCCCCGCTCTGGCCATGGCCCAGATTCAGGCCGGCAAGCTGCACGGCATTGGCGTGACCTCTGCGGCCCGCAGCCCGCTGGCCCCTGGCCTGCCCAGCCTCAAGGACCTGGGCATCCAGAACTTTGACCTGGAAATCTGGAACGCCGTAGCAGCGCCCAAGTCCATGCCCAAGGCCCATGTGGACAAGCTGGCTGCTGCCGTGAGCGAAATCGTGCGCACACCCGAGATGCGCCAGAAGCTGTCCATGCAAGGCTGGCAAGCCGTGGGCAGCTCGCCCGAAGGTCTGCGCAACCGCATCCAGCAGGATGTGAAGGCGCTGGGCACCATTATTCGTGAGCAGCACATCAAGGCGCAGTAA
- a CDS encoding DMP19 family protein has product MSETDKRITGIRFDEQNLWLTLADGRSFSEPIKRHIRLEKATPEQRLQWELTDDDHGLNWPALWKPSDTGMVSVWDIEQDLLYNQALGALQAVKWDTTLITPAQHELVALWRMEADINNGGFMQFLCNWGVPNLEMALQALQKLGAMQTHECLQQMFAVIARFEDSPDVTSLDELPALLTKAENDRLQELDEAFWDYPNRLPKLVVLHYGPAV; this is encoded by the coding sequence ATGAGCGAGACCGACAAACGCATCACCGGCATTCGCTTTGATGAACAAAACCTCTGGCTAACACTGGCCGATGGCCGCAGCTTCAGCGAGCCCATCAAGCGCCATATCCGCCTGGAAAAAGCCACGCCAGAGCAGCGCCTGCAATGGGAGTTGACGGATGATGACCATGGTCTCAATTGGCCCGCGTTGTGGAAGCCTTCAGACACCGGCATGGTCAGCGTCTGGGATATCGAGCAAGACCTGCTCTACAACCAGGCCCTGGGTGCCCTGCAGGCGGTGAAGTGGGATACCACGCTCATCACGCCCGCGCAGCATGAACTGGTCGCCCTGTGGCGCATGGAAGCCGATATCAACAACGGCGGCTTCATGCAGTTTCTGTGCAACTGGGGCGTACCCAATCTTGAGATGGCACTGCAAGCCCTGCAAAAGCTGGGGGCCATGCAGACCCATGAATGCCTGCAGCAGATGTTTGCCGTCATCGCGCGTTTTGAAGACTCGCCAGACGTCACCAGCCTGGATGAGTTGCCCGCCCTGCTGACCAAGGCCGAGAACGACAGGCTACAAGAACTGGATGAAGCCTTCTGGGACTACCCCAACCGCCTGCCCAAACTGGTGGTATTGCATTACGGACCAGCGGTATGA
- a CDS encoding sterol desaturase family protein yields the protein MDAGTWFTQLNAWQVMALGLVFFGGIYVLGALAMLGLTRTLAAAGIGKPLDTRPLKPDQLQREWRQSFHSILVFGLGMIVPWGFLQLGWAHLTPNASAGRIALEIIALLIWNDVHFWINHRLLHTRRLVRYHGDHHRSVVTTPWSTYSFHPIEALMLGNIILLPMVVHDFYFWSLASVPVLSLMLNLIGHSNWDFFPKVSDTHPLAASRRHHLHHARPAGNYGFALAFMDQIMGTKVKTSSTQPSSH from the coding sequence ATGGACGCTGGAACCTGGTTTACTCAGCTCAACGCCTGGCAGGTCATGGCATTGGGTCTGGTCTTTTTTGGCGGTATCTATGTGCTGGGCGCGCTGGCCATGCTGGGGCTGACGCGCACCCTGGCCGCTGCAGGCATTGGCAAGCCGCTGGATACGCGCCCGCTCAAGCCCGACCAGTTGCAGCGTGAGTGGCGCCAGTCCTTTCATTCGATTCTGGTGTTCGGTCTGGGCATGATCGTGCCCTGGGGCTTTTTGCAGCTGGGCTGGGCCCACCTCACGCCCAATGCCAGCGCGGGCCGTATCGCGCTGGAAATCATCGCCCTGCTGATCTGGAACGATGTGCACTTCTGGATCAACCACCGCCTGCTGCATACGCGCCGTCTAGTGCGCTATCACGGCGACCATCACCGCTCCGTAGTCACCACGCCCTGGTCCACCTACAGCTTTCACCCCATTGAGGCGCTGATGCTGGGCAACATCATCCTGCTGCCCATGGTGGTGCATGACTTTTACTTCTGGTCGCTGGCCTCCGTGCCGGTGCTGAGCCTGATGCTCAACCTGATTGGGCACTCCAACTGGGACTTTTTCCCCAAGGTTTCAGACACCCACCCGCTGGCTGCCAGCCGTCGCCACCATTTGCACCATGCACGCCCTGCGGGCAACTATGGCTTTGCGCTGGCCTTTATGGACCAGATCATGGGCACCAAGGTCAAGACCTCCTCCACGCAGCCCTCCAGCCACTGA
- a CDS encoding beta-ketoacyl-ACP synthase III, giving the protein MPVAYSNVYLQSAGMFLPGAPVDNAGMDAYVAPLNRISERIKRRILAENGIQTRHYAIDGEGQTVFSNTQMAKGAIEDTLAQAGKTLADIGYLSSGSSGGDSLMPGFASMIQGEMAAPPMETLSVHGVCAASVGAMQAAAMAVESGAHALALSVASEMPSRLFKRSRFATQGYDTDFDAHFLRWMLSDGAGAVLLGGPKALPQANGLRLKLKWTHQRSFAGDYPVCMQLGLTADRSKSHLDFPAWADAEAAGALSLRQDIRLLPHLFDVCIHEYADLAHKGWVPERGIDHFLCHYSSERFIPVVDDLLNKAQLAIPRDRWWSNLAWRGNTGAASIFIMLSEFLQKEGQRLKAGDTVLCFIPESGRFTAGYMLWKVELDTPVKPRLEAHFPQKTATHDSIANDALPDVSTIAAPHDPATAPQQLAPLLTELASIWQDYRSRVWRTPLLHRIRTRQLQTGDYVRWMSHWIPQVREGSLWMREGAASLTGDYAQLASLIDLHAGEEQNDFKILHSDYLKAGGTETDISKLRRNPGGEALNAYLHGLAATPNPIGLLGAIYIIEGTGQRIVPSLLPLLRAALPLPPDAFRFLEYHGANDENHLERWLMAVQMALALDSEGTAQQAILQTARNTAAMYLMQFQHVLAE; this is encoded by the coding sequence ATGCCTGTTGCCTATTCAAACGTCTATCTGCAATCCGCTGGCATGTTTCTGCCCGGCGCTCCCGTGGACAACGCTGGTATGGATGCATATGTCGCGCCGCTGAATCGCATCTCCGAGCGCATCAAGCGCCGCATCCTGGCCGAGAACGGCATCCAGACACGCCACTACGCCATTGACGGCGAAGGCCAGACCGTCTTCAGCAATACGCAGATGGCCAAGGGTGCTATCGAAGACACGCTGGCGCAGGCGGGCAAGACGCTGGCCGACATTGGCTATCTGTCCAGCGGCTCGTCGGGTGGTGATTCGCTCATGCCCGGCTTTGCCAGCATGATTCAGGGCGAGATGGCCGCGCCGCCCATGGAGACACTGTCTGTGCACGGCGTCTGCGCCGCCAGCGTGGGCGCCATGCAGGCCGCCGCCATGGCGGTGGAAAGCGGCGCACATGCACTGGCCCTGTCTGTGGCCAGCGAAATGCCTTCGCGCCTTTTCAAGCGCTCGCGCTTTGCCACGCAGGGTTATGACACCGACTTTGATGCGCACTTCCTGCGCTGGATGCTGTCTGACGGCGCAGGCGCCGTGCTGCTGGGCGGCCCCAAGGCCTTGCCACAGGCCAACGGCCTGCGCCTGAAACTGAAGTGGACGCACCAGCGCAGCTTTGCGGGCGACTACCCGGTCTGCATGCAACTGGGCCTGACGGCAGACCGCAGCAAAAGCCATCTGGACTTCCCCGCCTGGGCCGATGCCGAAGCCGCAGGTGCGCTGTCGCTGCGCCAGGACATTCGCCTGCTGCCGCATCTTTTTGACGTCTGCATTCACGAATACGCCGACCTGGCCCACAAAGGCTGGGTGCCCGAGCGCGGCATTGACCACTTTCTGTGCCACTACTCGTCGGAGCGCTTCATCCCCGTGGTGGACGATCTGCTGAACAAGGCGCAGCTTGCCATCCCGCGTGATCGCTGGTGGAGCAATCTGGCCTGGCGCGGCAACACAGGCGCTGCGTCCATCTTCATCATGCTGTCGGAGTTCCTGCAAAAAGAAGGTCAACGCCTTAAAGCGGGTGACACCGTGCTGTGCTTTATCCCCGAATCGGGCCGCTTTACCGCTGGCTATATGCTATGGAAAGTAGAGCTAGATACCCCTGTAAAACCTAGACTTGAGGCACATTTCCCTCAAAAAACGGCGACTCACGACTCCATCGCCAACGATGCGCTGCCCGATGTCTCCACCATCGCCGCACCGCACGACCCGGCCACTGCGCCCCAGCAGCTGGCACCGCTACTGACTGAGCTGGCCAGCATCTGGCAGGACTACCGCTCACGCGTATGGCGCACACCGCTGCTGCACCGCATTCGCACGCGCCAGTTGCAAACCGGCGACTATGTACGCTGGATGAGCCACTGGATTCCCCAGGTACGCGAAGGCAGCCTGTGGATGCGCGAAGGCGCGGCATCGCTGACGGGCGACTACGCGCAACTGGCCAGCCTGATTGACCTGCATGCAGGCGAAGAGCAAAACGACTTCAAAATCCTGCACAGCGACTATCTGAAGGCGGGCGGCACCGAGACCGATATCAGCAAACTGCGCCGCAACCCCGGTGGAGAGGCACTGAACGCCTATCTGCATGGCCTGGCAGCCACACCCAACCCCATTGGCCTGCTGGGCGCCATCTACATCATTGAAGGCACGGGCCAGCGCATTGTGCCCAGCCTGCTGCCGCTGCTGCGTGCCGCCCTGCCCTTGCCGCCTGATGCCTTCCGCTTTCTGGAATACCACGGCGCCAATGATGAAAACCACCTGGAGCGCTGGCTGATGGCCGTACAAATGGCCCTGGCACTGGACAGCGAAGGCACAGCCCAGCAAGCCATACTGCAGACGGCACGCAACACGGCGGCCATGTATCTGATGCAGTTCCAGCATGTGCTGGCCGAATAA
- a CDS encoding immunity 22 family protein, protein MSHSKNHSLEFRKALVHEAVHRTPTGGFPELERRHQLLPGTLFDWVKELGPKPPPAPFSALHFWIGNTPLDEASFGRYFAHAENYWSLEPEDLEDSPENLTGCGFCQDIQSRYLYDEDLLLVIWLPAPVPVEEIVGHSTLESDESLAQIVQTCAMRGIHQANAMFVYADPTQSIPEPGKLYNGLPYIGLFDD, encoded by the coding sequence ATGAGCCATTCTAAAAATCACTCGCTGGAGTTTCGCAAGGCCCTGGTTCATGAAGCCGTGCATCGTACACCCACTGGCGGGTTCCCCGAACTGGAGCGACGCCATCAACTGCTACCCGGCACCTTGTTTGACTGGGTCAAGGAACTGGGACCCAAACCACCGCCTGCGCCGTTTTCGGCCCTGCACTTCTGGATTGGCAATACGCCACTTGATGAAGCCAGCTTTGGCCGTTACTTCGCGCATGCCGAAAATTACTGGAGTCTGGAGCCCGAAGACCTGGAAGACTCGCCCGAGAACCTGACGGGCTGCGGCTTTTGCCAAGACATTCAAAGCCGCTATCTGTACGACGAAGATCTGCTGCTGGTGATCTGGCTGCCAGCGCCAGTCCCTGTGGAAGAAATCGTGGGTCACAGCACTCTGGAGAGCGACGAATCACTGGCCCAGATCGTGCAGACCTGTGCAATGCGCGGTATCCACCAGGCCAATGCCATGTTTGTCTACGCCGACCCGACTCAGTCCATTCCTGAACCCGGCAAGCTCTACAACGGCCTGCCCTATATCGGACTGTTTGACGACTGA
- a CDS encoding DUF6999 family protein: MKDDFKDQVWDERDPSPWLALYLDQSTPLPDEVKAAWLRDCSSGSRQYFLPAMRPLARLSMILIQALKIFLPRRWAHSIFLHRLLAFGMKRFLSPEANWLIMRHFHLGSQVLQFVAANSPTKVSTSPLFPQEIDDVKDELFLKHDLNLFNFVIRLNKALRENNQELVPVPEPDFSMIHEPDLKLEDMPHGRFNVIDLQSAIELYTPIYQLLLTDNDFWRASNSLQLDETLAIYCAKILASPEHLVMLNNKHPMVPLSTLYAAYRLVLHGLSTEMLHALLTRMASGEHPIPARELAKMHKAAEVVMDQQN; this comes from the coding sequence ATGAAAGACGATTTCAAGGACCAAGTCTGGGACGAGCGCGACCCCAGCCCCTGGCTGGCCCTCTACCTGGACCAGAGCACGCCCCTGCCCGACGAGGTAAAAGCCGCCTGGCTGCGCGACTGCAGCAGCGGCTCGCGCCAGTACTTTCTGCCCGCCATGCGGCCACTGGCGCGGCTGTCGATGATTCTGATTCAGGCGCTGAAGATCTTTTTGCCAAGGCGCTGGGCTCACTCCATTTTCTTGCACAGGCTGCTGGCCTTTGGCATGAAGCGCTTTCTCTCGCCCGAGGCCAACTGGCTCATCATGCGGCACTTTCATCTGGGCTCGCAGGTGCTGCAGTTTGTCGCCGCCAACTCTCCCACCAAGGTCAGCACCTCCCCACTGTTCCCACAGGAAATTGACGACGTGAAGGACGAGCTATTTCTCAAGCACGACCTCAACCTCTTTAACTTTGTGATTCGCCTGAACAAGGCGCTGCGCGAAAACAATCAGGAACTGGTTCCCGTGCCAGAGCCCGATTTTTCGATGATTCACGAGCCAGACCTGAAGCTGGAAGACATGCCCCATGGCCGCTTCAACGTCATCGACCTGCAAAGCGCCATTGAGCTGTACACGCCCATCTACCAGTTGCTGCTGACCGACAACGACTTCTGGCGCGCCAGCAACTCGCTGCAGCTCGATGAGACGCTGGCGATCTACTGCGCCAAGATTCTGGCCTCGCCCGAGCATCTGGTCATGCTCAACAACAAGCACCCCATGGTGCCACTGTCCACCCTATACGCGGCTTACCGCCTTGTGCTGCATGGGCTGTCTACCGAGATGCTGCACGCACTGCTGACCCGCATGGCCAGTGGCGAGCACCCTATCCCCGCACGCGAGCTGGCCAAGATGCACAAGGCCGCCGAAGTGGTGATGGACCAGCAAAACTGA
- a CDS encoding fatty acid desaturase produces MSKHPSQRFLPTLRHWRDWQSVFYMVILPLIVWWQWTHGFSFILYSIELFLTLGVGVIHHNHTHVRMWWGRWTNRATDYWLTLLQGHPTFVFWPAHVANHHRFRHGPRDIARTYRPEFGGDTNHLWGYLIHPVQAGLKLYPLFFRWLNNLRIHWPGAFRYCMGQYALWLGSWGFFLWLDWQKALIFIIVPQLHGLHWLLATNYLQHAHADGRPLTRAQRNTPGIELNYARNFEGLVNPLLFNIGLHTAHHECPHAHWSELTNLHAQTYRQRVTPALNEGGLLPYMGRVFVLGLVWPAARTQPQMPPDAVK; encoded by the coding sequence ATGAGCAAGCACCCGAGTCAGCGCTTCTTGCCCACGCTGCGCCATTGGCGCGACTGGCAATCGGTGTTCTATATGGTGATCCTGCCGCTTATCGTCTGGTGGCAGTGGACGCATGGCTTCAGCTTCATTTTGTATAGCATTGAGCTGTTTCTGACACTAGGCGTGGGCGTGATTCACCACAACCACACCCATGTTCGCATGTGGTGGGGCCGCTGGACCAATCGCGCCACCGACTACTGGCTGACGCTGCTGCAGGGCCATCCCACTTTTGTGTTCTGGCCCGCCCATGTGGCCAATCATCACCGCTTTCGCCACGGCCCGCGCGACATCGCACGCACCTACCGGCCTGAGTTTGGCGGCGATACCAACCACCTCTGGGGCTATCTGATTCACCCGGTTCAGGCGGGCTTGAAGCTCTATCCGCTGTTCTTTCGCTGGCTGAACAACCTGCGCATTCACTGGCCCGGCGCCTTTCGCTACTGCATGGGGCAGTACGCGCTGTGGCTGGGTAGCTGGGGCTTTTTTCTGTGGCTGGACTGGCAAAAAGCGCTGATCTTCATCATCGTGCCGCAACTGCACGGCCTGCACTGGCTGCTGGCCACCAACTACCTGCAGCACGCCCATGCCGATGGCCGGCCGCTGACCAGAGCGCAACGCAATACCCCGGGTATCGAGTTGAACTACGCCCGCAACTTCGAGGGGCTGGTCAACCCGCTTCTTTTTAATATTGGCCTGCACACCGCGCACCATGAGTGCCCGCATGCGCACTGGTCCGAGCTGACAAACTTGCATGCTCAGACCTATCGCCAGCGAGTCACTCCCGCCCTCAATGAAGGCGGACTGCTGCCTTATATGGGGCGCGTGTTTGTATTGGGTCTGGTCTGGCCCGCGGCAAGAACCCAGCCGCAGATGCCGCCAGATGCTGTGAAATAG